The genomic DNA CACAAGCGGGTTGCTCGGCCTGGGCGTCATCAACTGGTGGTGGCGGGGCAACGTGGTCGGGGGGATTCACGGGCGACCGCTGGGCCTGGGGAACCTGCTGTGCTGCATGTCGGCTGGGGCGTCACTGGGTCGGGCAACGGCAACCGGGGAGCTTCCCGGCGTAGCGTGCGTGATAGTGCTGGCGTTGGCCTTCGCGTGGCGGATGTTCCTGTGGAGACCCCGCCGACTGCCCGAGCAGATTCCTGGCCTATAAAGCTCCGACGAGGGGACGTACGTCCACTTGGGGTACACCCAACGCTTGAATTCCCCTTCTCTGGAGCAGCCTGAGGTACTGAGGTATTCGCCAGCGCCGCCCAGTCGTCCAGCCCGGGCTGGCGCCTCGCTGAACAGGGTTACGGTGCGCTGCTGAGCCTGGAGATTGTCTTTCAGAATCTCGACCTGCTGCTGCAACTCGGCGATCTGCTGCTCGGGGGAAGATTCGGGACGGGTCATATGGGCACCTTCAGGCAGAAGCGGGTGCTGCGCCGATCGCATCACCTCAGGAGCGGCAACCATGGTTCGGTAAACCCACCTTAGAGCAGGGACGCGGCAGAGAAAGGTGGCCCCTACAGGGCCACCTCCGATCAGGGTGCGGGGGACTGGACTCGAACCAGTCTGGGGCCTGCCGCTGCCCCGCTGGCACGTCCGTTTTTTCCAAGGTGGACGCCTCCCTTGCCCAGCGCCTGAGATTCTGCGTCCCCAGGGCGGCCAGCACATGGAGTGTTGTTCAAGTTGGCTTGCCCTGATCTTGCTCAAGCATGAGAACACGCACAAGGCCCTTTGACCCGGTGATCCACCCTGGGCCGCTCAAGTCCGCCTCCCTCCCCAATGATCCCAAGCACCGCACACGGGTGATCACCGCACTGAAGACTCTTCCTCGATTTTCGTGGAGGTCCCTGAACGCCAGCGCACACTGTCTCCAGCCCAGGCGTCTTTACACTGCATCCCAGTTATGCCTGCCCACCCCGGCTCCACCGCCGCCCTCTTCGACGTGCTGGTCCTCCTGCCTCCGGCCGATGGACTGGACGCCGTCTCAGCGGTGCTGGCCGACCTGTCCACCGACCTCCCCGCCGCAGTCCTGATCGGGCCGCCCCCGACTGGGGAGGTTCCGGCGGCAGAAGTGCTTGGGCGCCACCTCCCGCATCCAACTCTCTGGGCTAAGGACGGCATGGTGCTTCAACCGGGCTGCGTCTACGTGGCCCCGCCGCAGACGGTGCTGGAGGTCCGCCCAGGGGGGTGCTGCGCGGTCACGCTGCCGCAAGGCGACCTGCCCTCGGAACGCCCGCTGGACCGGTTGCTGGCCTCCCTGGCCGTGAGTTCCGGCGCCCGCACACTGGCCGCCATACTGACGGAGCTGGAGGGTGACGGCGTCACCGGTGCGCGGGCCTTGCGGGGCGTGGGGGGGACGGTGCTGGTTGAGCAGGCGGCCCGTGCCAAGCGGCCGCGTGTGGTGGCCGAAGCAGCCGACCGGGTGGTGCCACCCGGCGAACTCGGCCGCACCGTGACCGACCTCCTGACGGGCAAAGGACCCCCCGAGGCTGCGGCAGTTCAAGCCGAGCAGACGCTGCGGGCCAACGAGGAGAAGTACCGCGCCCTCTTCGAGCAGATGGACGAGGCCTACACGGTCGTCGAGGTGCTGAAGGATGCGGCGGGGCGCTGGACGGACTTCCGGTTCCTGGAGGTCAACGCCGCGTTCATGCGTCATACCGGGATGCCGTACCCGGTCGGGCGTACAGCCACCGAGCTGCTGGGCACGCCCAACCCGCGCTGGGCCGAGCTGTACGGCCGGGCGGTGGACACCGGTGAGTCGGTCCGGGTCGAGGAAAGCGAATTGATGCTGGGCCGGACCTTCGACCTGAACATCTTTCGCCTGGGTGGCGAGGGGAGCCGTCGGGTCGCGGTGCTCTTCACGGACATCACCGAGCGCAAGCAGGCGGAGGAAGCGTTGCGCGCTTCGGAGGAGCGGCAGACGTTCCTGCTGGGGCTCAGCGACATCCTGCAACGCTTGACGGCGCCGAACGACATCAAGGCCGCCGCCATGCACAGGCTCGGCACGCGTCTTGGCGTCAGCCGCGCCCAGTATCACGAAGTCGACCCCAGCGGCGAGTATTACAGCGCGGACGGGATCGGTTACGCCGACGGCCTCCCGCTCTTGGACCTGAAGTACCGCATCGATCAGTTCGGCCGTTTCGTGGCCGAGGATTTCAAGGCCGGGCGGCCGTTCCGGAGTGATGACCTACTGACCGACCCACGGCCCACGACCGAAGAGCGCGAGGCTTACGGCGTCTATGGAATCCGGGCGGGAGCAGGCATTCCGCTACTGCGAGGCGGCAAACTCGTCGCCATCCTGGCCGTGCACGACAGGCATCCTCACGCCTGGACGGACCTGGAGATGGAACTGATTCGCGAGACGGCAGAGCGGATCTGGGTGGCCGTGGAGAAGGTCCGCGCCGAGACTCATATTCACGAGAGCGGGGAGCGACAGGCCTTCCTGCTGAGGCTCAACGATGGCCTCCGAGCGCAAACGGATCCAGAAACCATCGGCGCCTTTGCCACGCGCATGGTGGCCGAACACCTGCGCCTCGACCGCTGCTATATCAGCGAGGTCTTCGGAGAGCAGGGCTTTTCCACGGTCGGCCCGGAGCACCGTCGCCCGGACCTTGCGCCGATGTCAGGGGTCTTCCGGCTGTCGGAGTATCCCGAAACGATGCGGCAGCTCGCGACTGAGCCGATGGTCGTTCGGGATGCGGACGGCGATGGGCGCTTTTCGGACCTCGAGAAGGAACTGCTGGCCGGGCTTCACCTGCGCGCCCTGGTGGTGGCGCCGATCCGAAAGGGGCCGCGCCACGTCGTCTGGGCGCTCGCGGCCGCCATGGCCACGCCGCGGGGCTGGACCGACGGCGAGCGGACGTTGCTGGAGGAGGTGGCCGAACGTACCTGGGCCGCCATTGAACGTGCGCGGGCCGAGGAGGTCTTGCGCGCCTCGGAGGAGCGCCAGGCGTTCCTGCTGAGGCTGAGCGACGTGCTGCGGCCGCTCGCGGATCCCGTCGAGATCATCGGCGCCGCCACGCGGCTGCTGGGGGAAGGATTGGGCGCCAGCCGGGCCTACTACGCGGAATGGCCACCCGGGACGGACGACGTCGAGATCCGGCGTGACTACGCTGCGCCGGGCCTCCCGAGCCTCGTCGGGCGCTACCCGATCGAGAACTTCCGCTCCACCGACGAGCGCTTCCGCGAAGGGCGGACCTGGGTCGTCGAGGACGTGGCGGACGGCACGATCCCCGCGGCGGAGCGGGACTATTGCCTCGCGCACGGGGTGGCGGCCTGGGTGGACGTGCCGCTGGTCAAGGGCGGGAAGCTCCAGGCGGCGTTGTTCCTCGTCCAGGACGCACCGCGGTGCTGGAACGCGACGGAGATCGCGCTGGCGGAGGAGACGGCAGAGCGAACCTGGGCCGCCGTCGAGCGCGCCCGCGCCGAGGAAGCGTTGGTCCAGTCCGAAGGTCGCCTGAGGGCGCTGATCGAGCACCTGCCGGGCGGCGCGGTCTTCGTGGTCGATCACGACCTGCGGTACGTGCTGGCGCAGGGCGAAGCCTTGGCCACCATTGGCCTGACTCCCGAAGACCTCGTGGGCCGCACCGTCGGGCAGACCCTGGCGCCTGAACTCGCTGCCGAGTACGAGGCGCTGTACCGTCAGGCCCTCGCGGGCGAGGGCTTCGACTACAAGCACACGGCGCACGGCCGCACGTTCATTACCCGGGGTGTCGCGCTCAGGAATGCGGCGGGGAACATTTCCGCGGCCCTGGCCGTGTCCTACGACATCACCGAGCGCAAACGGGCGGAAGAGGAGGTGCGGGCGCTGAACGCCACGCTGGAGGAGCGGGTGGAGGAGCGTACCCGCCGCCTCGCCGATCTCA from Deinococcus sp. HSC-46F16 includes the following:
- a CDS encoding GAF domain-containing protein produces the protein MPAHPGSTAALFDVLVLLPPADGLDAVSAVLADLSTDLPAAVLIGPPPTGEVPAAEVLGRHLPHPTLWAKDGMVLQPGCVYVAPPQTVLEVRPGGCCAVTLPQGDLPSERPLDRLLASLAVSSGARTLAAILTELEGDGVTGARALRGVGGTVLVEQAARAKRPRVVAEAADRVVPPGELGRTVTDLLTGKGPPEAAAVQAEQTLRANEEKYRALFEQMDEAYTVVEVLKDAAGRWTDFRFLEVNAAFMRHTGMPYPVGRTATELLGTPNPRWAELYGRAVDTGESVRVEESELMLGRTFDLNIFRLGGEGSRRVAVLFTDITERKQAEEALRASEERQTFLLGLSDILQRLTAPNDIKAAAMHRLGTRLGVSRAQYHEVDPSGEYYSADGIGYADGLPLLDLKYRIDQFGRFVAEDFKAGRPFRSDDLLTDPRPTTEEREAYGVYGIRAGAGIPLLRGGKLVAILAVHDRHPHAWTDLEMELIRETAERIWVAVEKVRAETHIHESGERQAFLLRLNDGLRAQTDPETIGAFATRMVAEHLRLDRCYISEVFGEQGFSTVGPEHRRPDLAPMSGVFRLSEYPETMRQLATEPMVVRDADGDGRFSDLEKELLAGLHLRALVVAPIRKGPRHVVWALAAAMATPRGWTDGERTLLEEVAERTWAAIERARAEEVLRASEERQAFLLRLSDVLRPLADPVEIIGAATRLLGEGLGASRAYYAEWPPGTDDVEIRRDYAAPGLPSLVGRYPIENFRSTDERFREGRTWVVEDVADGTIPAAERDYCLAHGVAAWVDVPLVKGGKLQAALFLVQDAPRCWNATEIALAEETAERTWAAVERARAEEALVQSEGRLRALIEHLPGGAVFVVDHDLRYVLAQGEALATIGLTPEDLVGRTVGQTLAPELAAEYEALYRQALAGEGFDYKHTAHGRTFITRGVALRNAAGNISAALAVSYDITERKRAEEEVRALNATLEERVEERTRRLADLNAELGALIIRTARNLEAPVGYLSQFLDPGRKEDLLTELSPHDPSLLEDELARLRGVSEDLRELARLEDQHLNRGLLPLGELFEEVRAGAAQGRRVQWLIEPLPIVRADRALLKQALEVLLTFTLSETRGARYVDVGSQEVEGEVWVTVRDDGTGLSGEEAATLFDLSVRTEQSVPLLAGSGLIQVRRILARHGGWAWAESSLNGGKVVLAFPRDEAVSELEALFREERGG